The window GAATTAGATTGTAAATTTTTTCAGCAGCTTTTTCATCTTCAGATGACAGCGTTATATCACCAAATTCCTTTAAGAATTCTTTGAAAGTTGGAAGGTTAATTTCATCAATAGCTTCAACGCCAAAATCTTTATCCAATTCATCGATGTCGTAATATTTATCAAGAATTTTGTAGAATTCATTCCATTTCTTATCAGCTTGATCAAATTTTTCATTTTTTTCAAGTTCTACTATTTCTTTATATAACTTTTCTAGTTTACTAAAATCAGAATTGCTTAGATTTTCGGCGTCTGCTGAAATAAATTCTTTAAAACTTGGGAAATCAGCTGAGCTGATAGCATTTAAAGTACTAGATGCGAATGCAGTTCCCATGCTTCCTGCTAATATCATGCCTCCAATTGCCAATGGTAATAATTTTCTAAGGTATTTTTTCATGTTCATAATTTATTCCTCCTAAATTTTTATTTTGTGGTTTCATCATTTGCTATTTGCTATAAACTAAGTATAGTTTTGCCATGTGTATTCCGCGTGTATTTGCAGTGCACATGAGGAGAAGAGATCAAACAAATAATAAGTTACCTTAAGATGGTGCCTGGCACCATCTTAAGGTAACTTATTATTTTGAATCGTCGTTTTGTATATGAATTACTGCTGTTTTACTTATATTTATATTTTCACCAATTTCGTTTAGTTTATAATTGTATTTAATTGCGTTTTTTACATATTGTTTTTTGTATTTTTTCATAGATCTTTTCCTAGTGCCACTTTTTATAAGGTCAAAAACAGCCTGATCCGGCGATATTTCTGATAGGATTGTATCTAGTGAAGGCGCATTTTCTGCGTGTTTTTTGCGTTCTATTTTTTTAGCACTATTTTTATTATCGCAATCTTTTTTTTGCTCTAATTTTTTAATAGGATCGGCTATAGTAATCGTATTTTCTAAGAATTCTTCATCTGCTGAATTAAACGTTTCCATAAATTCTGAGTAATTTTTTGTAGCATTTTGTCTGTCTGCTGAAAATAAATTCATGATAAAATCTGTATCAATAAAATCACTTTTTATATTTTTTCTATAATAGATATCACTGCTCCATTTATAGCCTGACACATTTTTACATAAATTTGCCTTAACGGGATTTTGATGTATATATCTAAGTAAATCCATTAAGTAAATTTCATCTTGAACCCAGATACCATTATATCTTTTTTCAAAAACATGTCCACAATGATTATATCTATAATTATAATATTTGCTATAGTTACTGTTTATTTTGTGCATGATTTCTTGAAGAGAACTATTGATTGGTCGAATAATCATATGATAGTGATTGTTCATTATGACAAAGCCATGAATTTCAAAGTTCAAATCTTGTTTATAATTTTTCACGATATTACCGAAACAAATCTTATCCTCAATATTCCTGAAAATAAAAGATTTATTATTACCGCGCTGAATGACATGATAAAATGCATTTAAAAGTTCGATTCTAGGTCTTCTTCCCATAAAAAGCACCTCTCATAACTGATTTTCACAAAATAATTTCAAATTATCAACTTCATTGTATCACCAACAAAAGTTCTGTCAAGTCATTCGGTAAACTATATTTAAACTTAATAAGTTACCTTAGTATGGTGCCTGGCACCATACTATGGCACCATACTAAGGTAACTTATTGATGAAGGGGGTTATTAATTTTGTTTATAGAAAGATAAGAAGCTATTGAAATTTCTTATATAAACTAAAATCTTTCTCTTAATGCCAGTATTTCTGTTATAATAATGAAGATTTTATAGAACGAAATATTGTATATGTGGGATGTTATTTTCATTTTGGGGAGGAGTTTAAATTATGAAGAAGAAAATTATGCTGATGCTACTTATAGCATCTATGGGAACTGCTATGCTTTCAGGTTGTGGAACGAAGGCTAGTGAGAATCAGACGCAGAAAGAGGTTTCTGTAGAAGCGAGTGAGGATGCTGTAGTAGAGGAAAAGGATCTAGTAGAAGCTGAGAGTTTGTTACTTAAGGGTTCTAGTACATTAGCTCCAGTTATAACGAAAATGACTGAGAACTTTAAGTCAGAGAATGGTACTTGGGACAAAGTAGATTCTAAGTTTGATGCTACGGAGATAGATATTGCTATATCTGGCGGAGGTTCTGGAACTGGTGTCAAGTCAGCTATAGATGGTTCGAGTAGTTTTGGACTAGTATCTAGACCTGTTAGTGACGAAGAGAAGG of the Tissierellales bacterium genome contains:
- a CDS encoding transposase, yielding MGRRPRIELLNAFYHVIQRGNNKSFIFRNIEDKICFGNIVKNYKQDLNFEIHGFVIMNNHYHMIIRPINSSLQEIMHKINSNYSKYYNYRYNHCGHVFEKRYNGIWVQDEIYLMDLLRYIHQNPVKANLCKNVSGYKWSSDIYYRKNIKSDFIDTDFIMNLFSADRQNATKNYSEFMETFNSADEEFLENTITIADPIKKLEQKKDCDNKNSAKKIERKKHAENAPSLDTILSEISPDQAVFDLIKSGTRKRSMKKYKKQYVKNAIKYNYKLNEIGENINISKTAVIHIQNDDSK